A portion of the Schistocerca americana isolate TAMUIC-IGC-003095 chromosome 10, iqSchAmer2.1, whole genome shotgun sequence genome contains these proteins:
- the LOC124552386 gene encoding RING-H2 finger protein ATL64-like, with product MGANWSFELQDILSWLAAPHNTTSGIGSHIQYQQFWDCVLGVSVGSWTLRQAALSELVDAVVAGAVVELVVEELGSRLAGVRRRTRLRRRRRRRVKLCRRCGAIHKTGACTRPERAAPVAGERCAICLEAVGAAGGGTGDAVVLRCGHAFHYGCVVPWCRWRGSCPLCRRRLQVPD from the exons ATGGGCGCCAACTGGAGCTTCGAGCTGCAGGACATCCTGAGCTGGCTGGCCGCCCCACACAACACG ACATCTGGTATTGGCAGCCATATCCAGTACCAGCAGTTCTGGGACTGTGTACTTGGGGTCAGTGTGGGCAGCTGGACGCTCCGGCAGGCGGCGCTGTCCGAGCTGGTGGACGCGGTGGTGGCCGGCGCGGTGGTGGAGCTGGTGGTGGAGGAGCTGGGCTCCCGGCTGGCCGGCGTCCGCAGGAGGACGCGGCTCAGGCGCCGGCGGCGGCGCCGCGTCAAGCTCTGCAG GCGGTGCGGCGCGATACACAAGACGGGCGCGTGCACGCGGCCTGAGCGGGCGGCGCCGGTGGCTGGGGAGCGGTGCGCCATCTGCCTGGAGGCGGTGGGGGCGGCCGGGGGCGGCACTGGGGACGCCGTGGTGCTGCGGTGCGGCCACGCCTTCCACTACGGGTGCGTGGTGCCGTGGTGCCGCTGGCGGGGCTCGTGTCCGCTGTGCAGGCGCCGCCTCCAAGTGCCGGACTAG